A single genomic interval of Salmo trutta chromosome 13, fSalTru1.1, whole genome shotgun sequence harbors:
- the tsr1 gene encoding pre-rRNA-processing protein TSR1 homolog, whose translation MVSGAEQQQGHRAGVYKQKNKGHKHGKHRTKGEIERENKGRVSVTALTKKQRKETRKMDKRHKANQLRRNKKDLVLTEKRRLGSRDGPPHLVAVVALHAGVDAEAVTRLLRCEGAGGLVREESSVCGVSDSFGLVMPRFKQRFTFLRPDTADMHSLLDVVKVADSLVFVLDSTEGWDSYGDHCLSCLFSQGLPTHALVCQGVSDLAVKKRVDSRRALAKISEIRFPGARLFPLDSDQDATLMLRHLGAQRQRRLGFRSRRPHLLAQQVSYTPNSSEGSGEAPTGLGTLRVSGYVRGCPLQVDRLVHISGFGDFLLSQIDAPIDPLPLNSMTPRPAKPGKEGDVDMQDGGVEVASVRVLMKADPARRESLQAEAEVDPMDGEQTWPTDTELLEAEEARKSKRVMKVPKGTSDYQATWIVDEEDENGEEDEESTDDDEDDEDSMMEESIDGEDLDSQVDAASGGGSDEEDEEEELNSTSDKGGADQRYDEHMDEAEEGEGLKRYREARANEMFPDEVDTPLDQSAKNRFQRYRGLKSFRSSPWDPLENLPADYSRIFQFQSFERTRRRVLAEAAQEEEGAMVGWYVTLHVMDVPSTVMESVQAGRPLVLVSLLPHEQKMSVMHMLVRRHPSNTDPIKSKEELVFHCGFRRFRACPIFSQHTSADKHKLERFLRADAPTVVSVYAPITFPTAGVLLFKQREDGMQDLVGTGSLLSCDPQRVVLKRIVLSGHPFKINRRSAVCRYMFFNRDDILWFKPVELRTKWGRRGHIKEALGTHGHMKCVFDSQMRSQDTVMMNLYKRVYPRWTYDPYVPLPLPWVKGEGTQVPDDFDME comes from the exons ATGGTGTCTGGTGCAGAACAGCAACAGGGCCACCGAGCTGGGGtttataaacaaaaaaacaaaggacATAAACATGGCAAGCATCGGACGAAAGGAGAAATCGAACGGGAGAACAAGG GTAGAGTGTCGGTGACGGCTCTTACCAAGAAACAGAGGAAAGAGACGAGAAAGATGGACAAAAGACACAAAGCCAACCAGCTGCGGCGAAATAAGAAGGACCTG GTCCTGACAGAGAAGCGTCGTCTGGGCAGCAGGGATGGTCCACCCCATCTGGTGGCTGTGGTCGCCCTCCATGCAGGTGTGGATGCTGAGGCTGTGACCAGGTTGCTGCGGTGTGAGGGGGCTGGCGGACTGGTGCGTgaggagagcagtgtgtgtggggTCAGTGACAGCTTTGGCTTGGTCATGCCCCGCTTCaaacagaggttcaccttcctcCGCCCAGACACGG ctGACATGCACTCTCTACTGGATGTGGTGAAGGTAGCAGACAGTCTGGTGTTTGTGCTGGACTCTACAGAAGGCTGGGACAGCTATGGAGACCACTGCCTCTCCTGTCTCTTTTCACAGGGGCTGCCCACCCATG ctctGGTGTGTCAGGGTGTTTCAGACCTGGCAGTGAAGAAGCGTGTGGACTCACGGCGGGCACTGGCCAAGATATCTGAAATCCGCTTCCCTGGGGCGCGCCTCTTCCCCCTGGACTCAGACCAGGACGCCACACTGATGCTAAGACACCTGGGAGCACAGAGGCAGAGGAGGCTGGGCTTCCGCTCCCGTCGGCCTCACCTCCTGGCCCAGCAGGTCTCCTACACCCCCAACAGCTCTGAGGGGAGTGGGGAAGCCCCCACGGGCCTAGGGACCTTGCGTGTGTCTGGGTATGTCCGAGGCTGCCCTCTGCAGGTGGACAGGCTGGTGCACATCTCTGGATTTGGAGACTTTCTGCTCAGTCAGATCGATGCTCCCATAGACCCCCTTCCCCTCAACTCTATGACCCCTCGCCCTGCCAAGCCAGGGAAGGAAGGAGATGTAGACATGCAG GATGGTGGTGTTGAGGTGGCGTCAGTGCGGGTGCTGATGAAAGCAGACCCAGCTCGCAGGGAGAGTCTGCAGGCCGAGGCAGAGGTAGATCCCATGGATGGAGAGCAGACCTGGCCCACTGATACTGAACTGCTGGAGGCTGAAg AGGCCAGAAAGAGCAAGCGTGTAATGAAGGTGCCGAAGGGGACATCAGACTACCAGGCCACGTGGATtgtggatgaggaggatgagaatggcgaggaggatgaagagagtaCTGACgacgatgaggatgatgaggattcGATGATGGAGGAGTCCATAGATGGAGAGGACCTTGACTCTCAGGTG GATGCTGCCTCAGGTGGTGGCtctgatgaggaggatgaggaggaggaactgAATTCCACATCGGACAAGGGTGGAGCAGACCAGCGCTATGATGAGCACATGGACGAggcagaggaaggggaggggttaaAACGATACCGGGAGGCTCGGGCCAATGAGATGTTCCCAGATGAAGTGGACACCCCTCTAGACCAATCGGCTAAGAACAG GTTCCAGCGTTACAGGGGCCTGAAGAGTTTCCGCTCCTCCCCCTGGGACCCCTTGGAGAACCTGCCTGCAGACTACTCCCGCATCTTCCAGTTCCAGAGCTTTGAGCGCACACGCCGCCGCGTACTGGCTGAGGCTGCGCAGGAGGAAGAGGGGGCCATG GTGGGCTGGTATGTGACCCTCCATGTCATGGATGTTCCCTCCACGGTGATGGAGAGTGTCCAGGCAGGCAGGCCTCTGGTGCTGGTCTCCTTACTGCCACATGAACAGAAG ATGTCAGTGATGCACATGCTGGTGAGGAGACACCCCAGCAACACAGACCCTATCAAGTCTAAAGAGGAGCTGGTGTTCCACTGTGGattcaggaggttccgggcctGCCCCATCTTCTCCCAGCACACATCAG ccgaCAAGCACAAGCTGGAGCGTTTCCTTCGTGCTGACGCCCCCACGGTGGTTTCTGTGTACGCCCCCATCACATTCCCCACCGCTGGGGTACTGCTCTTCAAACAGAGGGAGGATG GCATGCAGGACCTGGTGGGTACAGGAAGTCTGCTGAGCTGTGACCCCCAGCGTGTGGTGCTGAAGAGGATTGTGTTgagtggacaccccttcaagatCAACCGCCGATCCGCTGTCTGCAGATACATGTTCTTCAACAGGG ACGACATCCTGTGGTTTAAGCCTGTTGAGCTGAGAACCAAGTGGGGCCGGAGAGGACACATCAAGGAGGCCCTAG GTACTCATGGACACATGAAGTGTGTATTTGACAGCCAGATGCGGTCTCAGGATACTGTCATGATGAACCTGTATAAGAGGGTCTATCCTCGCTGGACATATGACCCCTATGTGCCTTTGCCCCTGCCCTGGGTCAAGGGGGAAGGGACTCAGGTGCCGGATGATTTTGACATGGAGTAG